Part of the bacterium genome is shown below.
AACACGCTGTCGGCGTACGGCGCCGACCTGCGCCGCTTCTCCGTCTTTCTCGCCGACCGCGGGATCGACGCGAGGAAATTCGGCCGCGCAGAACTCCTCGACCACCTTGCAGAGCTCCGGGACGGGGGGCTCTCGGCCCGCTCCACCGCCCGGCACGTCTCGACGCTGCGCTCCTTCTTCCGGTTCCTCGTGCGCGAGGGGGTCCTCGCCGCGTCCCCCGTCACCGAGGTGAAGGCCCCGCGGGTCGGACGCCCCCTTCCGAAATATCTCACCCTCACGCAGGTGGAACGGCTGCTGGCCGCGCCGGACGGGCGAACCCCCGAGGGGATCCGCGACCGTGCGATGCTGACGATCATGTACGCCTCCGGGCTTCGCGCCTCCGAGATCGTGACGCTCCGGCTCGAGAACGTCGACGCGAACGCCGGCTTCCTGTACGTGCTGGGCAAGGGCGGCAAGGAGCGGGTGGTGCCGGTCGCGGACGCCGCCCTGGCCGCTCTCGGGGAATACATCGCCACCGCGCGGCAGGCGTTCCTGGGGAAGCGGTTTTCGAGCGACCTGTTCCTGTCGCGCCGGGGAAAGGCGATCACCCGGCAGACGCTCTGGAACCGGATCCGGCGATGGGCGCTGGCGGCCGGGATCGAGCCCCGGATCTCCCCTCACACGCTGCGCCACTCCTTCGCCAGCCACCTGCTCGGGGGGGGCGCGGACCTGCGCGCGGTCCAGGCGATGCTCGGCCACGCCGACATCGCGACCACCCAGATCTACACGCATGTCGCCCCGGAACGGCTGCGGGACATCCACCGCAAGCACCACCCCCGCGGCTAGTGCCGCCATGGAGGTCATCACCACCCACCTCAACGCCGACTTCGACACGATCGCGTCGATGCTGGCGGCGTGCAAACTGTATCCCGAGGCGGTCTGCGTTTTGCCCGGGTCGCAGGAGGAGACGGTCAAGGGGTTCCTCGTCCAGTCCGCCTTCTACAACCTTCCGATGCGCAAGCCCCGCGAGATCGATCTCGACAAGGTGACCCGCCTCATCCTGGTCGATATCCGCCGTCGCTCCCGCATCGGGGTCTTCGGGGAGCTGATCGGCCGCCCGGGTGTCCCGGTCCACGTCTACGACCACCACCCCGACGAGTACGCCGACGTCAAGGGCGACGTCGAGGTGATCCGGCGGGTCGGATCGACCACCACGATCCTCGTGCAGATCCTCAAGGAGCGGGAAATCCCCATCACGCCGGACGAGGCGACGCTGATGATGCTCGGGATTTACGAGGACACCGGCTCGCTTGGCTTTCCGTCGACCACGGTGGACGACTACCTCGCCGCGGCGCACCTGCTCTCGTGCGGGGCGAAGCTCGGCCAGGTGTCGGACATCCTGGCCCGGGACCTGACCTCCGGGCAGATCTCCCTGCTGTACGACCTGATCCAGGGGACGCGAACGTACACGATCCGCGGGGTCGAGGTGGTGATCGCCGAGGCGCGGCGGGAGGAGTACGTGGGGGACCTGGCGCTCCTCGTGCACAAGCTGCGCGACATGGAGGCGGTGAGCATCCTTTTCGTCATCTGCCAGATGGGGGAGCGGGTGGTGCTGGTGGGGCGCAGCCGGAAGGCGGAGGTGGACGCGGCCGCGGTGATGCGCGAGTTCGGCGGTGGTGGGCATTCCTACGCCGCCTCGGCCACCGTGAAGAACGCGACGACGTTCCAGGTCCGGGAGCGGATCCTGCGCGTGCTGGAGGAGAAGGTGATCCCCAGGCGCACGGCGGCGGACGTGATGGCGTCCCCGGCACGCACCGTGGATGCGGGGGAGACGATCCTCGAAGTGCACCAGGCGCTCACCCGGTCCAACATCAACGCCATGCCGGTGACGCGGGGCGGCGCGGCCGTGGGGATCCTGACCCGGCAGGTGGTCGAGAAGGCCGTCTATCACGGGCTGGGCGAGGAGCGGGCGGGGGAGTACATGAACACGGACTACGAGTCGGTGGCCCCCGAAACGGAGATCGAGCGTGTCCAGGAGATCGTCATCGGGAAGAACCAGCGGCTGGTCCCGGTGGTGGCGGGGAAGGAGCTCGTCGGAGTCATCACCCGGACGGGGCTGCTGCGCTTCCTCTACGACATGCGGGACGTGGAGCATCCCGACGCCGGGGAGGATGTCGACGCGGAAGGGGCGAAGGCGCCCCGCAAGAACGTGGCGAACCTGATGCGGGATCGTCTCCCGGCGCACGTGCTCTCCCTGCTGCGGGCGGCGGGGGAGTGCGCGGAGCGGCTGGAGATGAAGGCGTTCGTCGTCGGGGGGTTCGTCCGCGACCTCGTGATGCGGGTGGAGAACCTCGACGTGGACATCGTGGTCGAGGGGGACGGGATCCGGTTCGCCGAGGCGTTCGCGGAGGAGCAGGACGCCCGCGTCCGGCCGCACCACAAGTTCGGCACCGCGGTGCTCGTTTTCCGGGACGGGTTCAAGGTCGACGTCGCCACCGCGCGGGTGGAGTATTACCTCAAGCCGGCGGCGCTACCCACGGTGGAGTACAGCTCCCTCAAGCAGGACATGTACCGCCGGGACTTCGTCATCAACACGTTGGCGGTGCGGCTTTCCCCCGAGGGGTTCGGGGAGGTGATCGACTTCTTCGGTGCCCAGCGGGACATCAAGGAGAAGGTCATCCGGGTTCTCCACTCCCTGTCGTTCGTCGAGGACCCCACGCGGATCCTCCGGGCGATCCGCTTCGAGCGGCGCTTCGGCTTCACCGTCGGGCGGAACACGCTGAACCTCATCAGGAACGCGGTCCGGCTTGACCTGTTGAGCAGGATTCCAAAGCCACGGTTATACAGTGAGTTGGAGCTGATCCTTAAAGAGAAGGATCCTGTCTGGATCGTCCGGCGTCTCTCCGAACTCGGCCTCGGGACGTCGATCCATCCCGCCTTGGCGCTCGATAAGCCGCACCTGGCGCTTCTCGGGGAAGCGCAGGAGGTGCTCGCCTGGTTCTCCCTCCTCTTCCTGGAAGAGAAGGTCGAACAGTGGGCGGTGTTGTTCCTCGCGCTGCTCGACCCCCTTTCCCGGGACGACGCGAAGAACCTGGCGAAGAACCTCGGCGTGCGCTCCCGTGTGCGCGAGTGGGTCAGGGTCTGCAAGGACGAGGGAGACAGCGTGATCCTGCGCCTGGTCTCGATGCCTTCCGTCTCCCGGAAGCTGATCCACGATGCCCTCTCTCCCTTGCCGACGGAAGTTATCCTTTACTTGATGGCACGTGCAAAAAATCCTGATATAAAAAGATATATCTCTCTATACTACACCCAGCTGAAAAACGTCCGTCTCCATCTGGACGGGCGGGACCTCCTCGAGTTGGGGTACCGTCCCGGCCCGCGCTTCAAGGAGATCTTCGACCTCCTCCTGGAACGGAGACTGGCCGGCGAGCTCCGCAGCAAGAAGGAGGAAATCTCCTTCCTCCTATCCCGCTTCCCCCCACCCGCAGAACAGGGACGTTCCTGAGAACTCCCATTGAAGTTGGATAGTCGTCCATTAGTCCGTGGAGTTCTCAGGAACGTCCCTGTTCTGCGGTCCATCCCTCTCCATCGCGACTTCTCAGGAACGTCCCTGTTCTGCGGTTTCGGTGATAGAATACTTTCTTCCCGAACAGAGAGGATGAGCGGTTGCCCGACATAGCGCAGTTCCTACACAAGCTGTCCGTATATGCGATCCCGGTCATCATCGCGATCACCTTCCACGAGGCGGCGCACGGCTTTGTAGCGTACAAGAAGGGGGATCCCACGGCGAAGATGCTGGGGCGGGTGACGCTGAACCCGTTTCCGCACATCGACCCGTTCGGGACGATCCTTCTTCCGGCCATGATGCTCCTGCTCGGGACGGGGATCGTGTTCGGGTGGGCCAGGCCTGTCCCCGTCAACTTTCGCCTGCTGCGCGACCAGAAGCGGGACCCGATCTACGTCGCCGCCGCGGGGGTCATCACGAACCTCGCCCTGGCCGCCTTCTCGGGGATCCTCTTCCGTATCCTCACCGCCATCGACCCGGCCCTGCTGTTCGAGGCGATGACACAGGGCACCGCCCCCCTGACGTCCACCCCGGCGCGCGCCGTGCTGGTCCCGCTGACGCTCATGTGCGCTGTTTCCGTGCAGTTCAACGTGCTCCTGGCCGTTTTCAACCTGATCCCGGTCCCTCCCCTGGACGGGGGGCGGATCGCCGTCGGCCTGCTGCCGCCGGGCCCCTCGATGGCGCTGGCCTCCGTGGAGCGGTACGGCATGCTGATCGTTCTTCTGCTTCTCATGGTCGGACCGCTTGGTATAATCTGGCGGTTCGTCGACACGCTTTCGACGTTCATTCTTGGCGGATAACCCAACGACGATGGAGGCAAGGCGTTGCGCAAACGGGTCTTGAGCGGCATGCGGCCGAGCGGGAAGCTGCACCTGGGGCACTACCTCGGTGTCCTGGTCAACTGGACGAAGCTCCAGGAGGAGAACGACTGCTTCTTCTTCGTCGCCGACTGGCACGCGCTGACCACCGAGTACGACCGCACCGCGGTCATCCGCGAGAGCATCGACGACATGGTCATCGACTGGCTGGCCTCCGGGATCGACCCGGCGCGGGCGACGATCTTCATCCAGAGCCACGTTCCGGAGCACGCCGAGCTGCACCTTCTCCTCTCCATGATCACGCCGCTGCCGTGGCTGGAGCGGAACCCGACCTACAAGGAGCAGCTCCGGGAGCAGACCAGCCGCGACCTGCAGACGTACGGTTTCCTCGGGTACCCGGTCCTCCAGGCGGCCGACATCCTGATGTACGACGCCACGCTCGTCCCCGTCGGCATCGACCAGGTCCCGCACCTCGAGCTGACCCGCGAGATCGCCCGGCGCTTCAACTTCCTGTACAGGGAGTGCCTCACGATCCCCGAGGCGTACCTGACCGAATCGTCGAAGGTGATGGGGACCGACAACCGGAAGATGAGCAAGAGCTACGGCAACGCGATCCTCCTCTCCGACACGTCGGAGGAGGTGTGGGCCAAGGTGAAGCCGATGGTCACCGACCCGGCCCGGCAGCGCCGCACCGACCCGGGGAATCCCGAGATCTGCAACGTCTTCTCCTACCACAAGATCTTTTCCGACGAGGCGACGATCGCCAGGGTGGACGTGGGGTGCCGCACCGCGGGCATCGGGTGCATCGAGTGCAAGAAGTGGATGTTCGAAGGGATGGAGAAGGTCCTCGCCCCCGTCCGCGAAGAGCGCCGCCGGATTCTGGAAAGCGGCGTCTCCGTTCGCGAGATCCTGTCCGACGGCACGCGCCGCGCGCGCGAGGTGGCGGGCGCCAAGATGGCGGAGGTCCGCGACGCTGTCCGGATCTGACGACAGGCCGGGTCCCGCCCGGCACGCCGGCGATGTTTCCACGAGCCCCGTCGGGGATGTCCCGCTGCGCCTCGAGGTCTTCGAGGGCCCCCTCGACATCCTGCTGCACCTGGTCCGCGACCAGAAGCTCGACATCAACGACATCCCCATCGCGAAGATCACCGAGCAGTACCTGGCCTACCTCGACCTGATGCAGACAATGAACCTCGAGGTCGCGGGCGAGTTCCTGGTGATGGCCTCCACCCTCGTTCACATCAAGTCGAAGTCGCTCCTGCCGCGCCACGGGGACGAGGAGGAAGAGGAGGACCCCGAGGTGATGCGCCAGGAGCTCTCCCGTCGCCTGATCGAGTACGAGCGGTTCAAGGAGGCGGCGGCGCGCCTGGGCGACCGGCCGGTGTTGGGGCGGGACGTCTTCGTCCGCGATTTCCTCGGGGAGGAGATCCCGGGGGAGGAGCTCGTCATCACCGAGCTGTCGATGGCGGACCTCATCACGGCCTTCAAGGACGCGCTGGCGCGGATGCCCGCGGACGCCGCCCAGGAGTTCTCCATCGAGCGGCTCACCATCGCCGACGCCATCGCCTACCTCCTCGATCGCCTGAAGGAAGAGGGGTCCATCCGCTTCGAGGATATCGTCGAGCATTGCCAGTCGAGGAACGAGATCGTATCCTTTTTTCTGGGCATCCTCGAGCTGGTCCGCCTCAAGACGATTCGCGTGTACCAGGCGAACCCGCTGGGGCTGATCAGCATCGTGCCCGCCGTCCGGGAGACCGAAAATGGAAGAGACGCCGAAACCGAATCCGCCGACGCCGAGTGAGCCGCCAGCATACGCCGACCCTCCGGAGTCGACGCCGCCGGCGTCCGGGGAGCCGATCAGCGTCGACGAACTGCTGCACTCCACCCCCGAGGCGGAGGCGGAGGGACCCGGGCCCGACACCGATCTTCCGCGCGCCGCCTCGATCCTGGAGAGCCTCCTCCTCGTTTCCACCGAGCCGATCTCCGTCGAGAAGGCGCGCCAGCTGCTGGGAGGTCTCAATCGCCCACAGGTGCGGGAGGTCCTCGCCCTCCTCCGCGCGAAATACCCCACCGACACCTCGGGGATCCTCGTCGAGGAGGTGGCGAAGGGGTTCCAGTTCCGCACCAGCCCGGCGAACCAGGAGCACGTGCGCCGTCTCTTCGACGCGAAGCCGCCGCGCTTCTCCCGCGCCGCGCTGGAGACGCTGGCGATCATCGCCTACAAGCAGCCGCTGACCCGGCAGGAGATCGAGCAGATCCGCGGCGTGGATTGCGCCGGGTCGTTGAGGACCCTGATGGACCGGCGGCTCGTGAAGGTGATGGGGAAGAAGGACGTGCCGGGCAAGCCGTTCCTCTTCGGCACCACCCGGGAGTTCATGGAGACGTTCAGCCTCGGCTCCCTCTCCGAGCTGCCGTCGATGCGGGATATCGAGGATTTCCTCGCCGCCTCCACCGGCACGCCGGTCGAGGAAAGCCGTCCGACGATGCACCTGCCGGCGATCCCCGACGGCGCAATCGATCAGGGGGGGGACGAGCTCGCCGCGAGCCTGGCGGAAGCCGGGCCGGCGGCGGA
Proteins encoded:
- the xerD gene encoding site-specific tyrosine recombinase XerD, with product MDNDALLDAFLLHLKTERRLSGNTLSAYGADLRRFSVFLADRGIDARKFGRAELLDHLAELRDGGLSARSTARHVSTLRSFFRFLVREGVLAASPVTEVKAPRVGRPLPKYLTLTQVERLLAAPDGRTPEGIRDRAMLTIMYASGLRASEIVTLRLENVDANAGFLYVLGKGGKERVVPVADAALAALGEYIATARQAFLGKRFSSDLFLSRRGKAITRQTLWNRIRRWALAAGIEPRISPHTLRHSFASHLLGGGADLRAVQAMLGHADIATTQIYTHVAPERLRDIHRKHHPRG
- a CDS encoding CBS domain-containing protein, whose amino-acid sequence is MEVITTHLNADFDTIASMLAACKLYPEAVCVLPGSQEETVKGFLVQSAFYNLPMRKPREIDLDKVTRLILVDIRRRSRIGVFGELIGRPGVPVHVYDHHPDEYADVKGDVEVIRRVGSTTTILVQILKEREIPITPDEATLMMLGIYEDTGSLGFPSTTVDDYLAAAHLLSCGAKLGQVSDILARDLTSGQISLLYDLIQGTRTYTIRGVEVVIAEARREEYVGDLALLVHKLRDMEAVSILFVICQMGERVVLVGRSRKAEVDAAAVMREFGGGGHSYAASATVKNATTFQVRERILRVLEEKVIPRRTAADVMASPARTVDAGETILEVHQALTRSNINAMPVTRGGAAVGILTRQVVEKAVYHGLGEERAGEYMNTDYESVAPETEIERVQEIVIGKNQRLVPVVAGKELVGVITRTGLLRFLYDMRDVEHPDAGEDVDAEGAKAPRKNVANLMRDRLPAHVLSLLRAAGECAERLEMKAFVVGGFVRDLVMRVENLDVDIVVEGDGIRFAEAFAEEQDARVRPHHKFGTAVLVFRDGFKVDVATARVEYYLKPAALPTVEYSSLKQDMYRRDFVINTLAVRLSPEGFGEVIDFFGAQRDIKEKVIRVLHSLSFVEDPTRILRAIRFERRFGFTVGRNTLNLIRNAVRLDLLSRIPKPRLYSELELILKEKDPVWIVRRLSELGLGTSIHPALALDKPHLALLGEAQEVLAWFSLLFLEEKVEQWAVLFLALLDPLSRDDAKNLAKNLGVRSRVREWVRVCKDEGDSVILRLVSMPSVSRKLIHDALSPLPTEVILYLMARAKNPDIKRYISLYYTQLKNVRLHLDGRDLLELGYRPGPRFKEIFDLLLERRLAGELRSKKEEISFLLSRFPPPAEQGRS
- a CDS encoding site-2 protease family protein, which translates into the protein MPDIAQFLHKLSVYAIPVIIAITFHEAAHGFVAYKKGDPTAKMLGRVTLNPFPHIDPFGTILLPAMMLLLGTGIVFGWARPVPVNFRLLRDQKRDPIYVAAAGVITNLALAAFSGILFRILTAIDPALLFEAMTQGTAPLTSTPARAVLVPLTLMCAVSVQFNVLLAVFNLIPVPPLDGGRIAVGLLPPGPSMALASVERYGMLIVLLLLMVGPLGIIWRFVDTLSTFILGG
- the trpS gene encoding tryptophan--tRNA ligase; this translates as MRPSGKLHLGHYLGVLVNWTKLQEENDCFFFVADWHALTTEYDRTAVIRESIDDMVIDWLASGIDPARATIFIQSHVPEHAELHLLLSMITPLPWLERNPTYKEQLREQTSRDLQTYGFLGYPVLQAADILMYDATLVPVGIDQVPHLELTREIARRFNFLYRECLTIPEAYLTESSKVMGTDNRKMSKSYGNAILLSDTSEEVWAKVKPMVTDPARQRRTDPGNPEICNVFSYHKIFSDEATIARVDVGCRTAGIGCIECKKWMFEGMEKVLAPVREERRRILESGVSVREILSDGTRRAREVAGAKMAEVRDAVRI
- a CDS encoding segregation/condensation protein A; the encoded protein is MRLEVFEGPLDILLHLVRDQKLDINDIPIAKITEQYLAYLDLMQTMNLEVAGEFLVMASTLVHIKSKSLLPRHGDEEEEEDPEVMRQELSRRLIEYERFKEAAARLGDRPVLGRDVFVRDFLGEEIPGEELVITELSMADLITAFKDALARMPADAAQEFSIERLTIADAIAYLLDRLKEEGSIRFEDIVEHCQSRNEIVSFFLGILELVRLKTIRVYQANPLGLISIVPAVRETENGRDAETESADAE
- the scpB gene encoding SMC-Scp complex subunit ScpB, producing MEETPKPNPPTPSEPPAYADPPESTPPASGEPISVDELLHSTPEAEAEGPGPDTDLPRAASILESLLLVSTEPISVEKARQLLGGLNRPQVREVLALLRAKYPTDTSGILVEEVAKGFQFRTSPANQEHVRRLFDAKPPRFSRAALETLAIIAYKQPLTRQEIEQIRGVDCAGSLRTLMDRRLVKVMGKKDVPGKPFLFGTTREFMETFSLGSLSELPSMRDIEDFLAASTGTPVEESRPTMHLPAIPDGAIDQGGDELAASLAEAGPAAEGIPAPGGELPFDVTEAALSDAASKAAGEGNEPGNGD